In Calditrichota bacterium, the genomic window AAACAGCGCCTGGCCAAGGTTGACCTTGTGGATGATGCAAATGTCAAACAGCCCGTCGTCAGGCTGGGCGTGGGGAGCGATGATGGCGCCATTGCCCCACTGCTGCGTGTTGGCAACGGTGACCAAGAGTGCCGGTACGGTGATCTGGCGGTCGGCAAAGCGCAGAATAAAAGTCTCCGGTTCATAGCTAAAGAACTCGCGCACGCCGAGGTAAAAGTAGGGGAGCGGGCCGCGGAGGCTCTGGTCGTCGAACAGCTTGCCCACCACCGCGTCGAAGCCCAGTCCGGCCACCACAAAAAAGTAGCGGTCCCTGATGCGCCCCGCATCGATGGTGCGCACCGTCCCGCCTTCCAGGAGCAGCTGGCACGAACGCCTGATGCTGATGGGTATGCCCAGTCCTCGCGCCAAGCCGTTCCCTGAGCCTATGGGCACGATGCCCAAGGGAAGTCGGCTGTGCAGCAGCCCGCGTGCGGCAGCGTTTACCGTGCCATCCCCGCCAATAGCCACGACCGCATCGAATCCCTCGCGCTCGGCGGCCGAGGCCAACTCCACAGCGTGGTCCTTGTATTCGACGTTGTAGACCTCATAGCGAAAGGGAGCCCGCCGCAGGCACTCGTCCACAATGCGCAACACCAGGTGCGTGTGCCGCAGCAACCCAGCCTTTGGGTTGAAGATGAGTTTGACCCTTTTCAGATTCATGATCGGTCGTCTCCTTTCGGAGGCTTGAAGCTTTTTCGGAACCGGCCGGCCCCTGTTCTCCTCACCCTTCAACAGGCCGCTGAAGGGCCTGTGCCCTTTTGCCCGGCTTTGCGCAGCACGTACAGCCACTGGCTGCACGACGCGTGCACCTTCACCAGCACGAAACCCGCGGCAGTTGCGGCGCGACTAAATGACTCGTGAGTGTGCGCGTACAGTCGATGCCCCAAGGCCCGGCGCATGAGCATGAGCAGGTTTGCCGGCGAGGTCGACACCAATGCCGCACCTCCCGGGCGCAAGGACTTGGCTATCTCGCTCAGTAGACCCGACGCCTCGGACAGATACTCAGCCAGCCCTACACAGGTCACCAGCACGAAGCACCCGGGTCGGAACGGCAGCGCCAGCGCGTCGCCGCGCACGAATCGCACCTCGGGCAGTCGCCTCTTGGCCCAGCCCAACATCGCCGGCGAGCTATCCAGTCCGTACCATCGGTAATCGCCGATGAGCGAGGCGATGCTGTCGCCGGTGCCTGTGGCAATGTCCAGGGCGCGGCCTTCCATTTTGGGCACTTCCGCAAGGGCTCGCCTGAGGAGGGCCCGTTCCCGACTTGCTATGATCCCAAATGGCGGCAAACGTCGGAAACGACGATAGAGATGGGCCTTCAGGTCCCAGAGGGCGCCTCGGCAGCCGCCTGCGGCAAGTCTACTCTCGCGCATCCACGAACAGGTCCACGAAGGCGAAGCGCTCGACGTCTACCAAGCCGCGATCGGTGAGTTTCAGCTTAGGCACCACGGGCAGCGCTAAGAAGCTCATGGTCATAAAAGGGTCGGCCATCTTGGCACCCAGCGCTCGCGCCGCCTCGTTCACCCGTTTGGTGGCTGCGCTCACCTCTTCCAGCGGTCGGTCAGACATTAACCCGCCGATGGGCAGTTGCAGTGCCTCTTTCACTTCGCCGTCGGCAACGACGACCAGCCCGCCTCCCATCTTGTTCACGTGAATCACAGCACGGGCGATGTCGCGGTCGTCAACGCCGAACACGATGACGTTGTGCGCATCGTGGGCGATGGAGGAGGCCAACGCCCCCTTGCGTAGGCCAAAGCCTCGCACCAAGCCCTTGCCGATGTTGCCGGAGGCGCGGTGGCGCTCCACCACGTAGCAACGCAGTAGGTCCCGTTCCGGTTCCGACACCACCTCGCCGTCCCGGATGGGCGCCTCTTCCACCAGCGACTCGGTGACGATCTGGTCCGGCACTACCCCCATCACTCGGCACTTGTTGCCCCGCGCCGGGATAACGAACTCCCCTCCTTCCAGCCATTTGATGTTCATGGAGCTGCGCACTTGCGCCGGGGGCCGCACAGGCATCTCGTAAATGGCTTTGCCGTCTTCGGCCACGAGCCGCCCGTTCTTGAACACCTTCTTGATGGCAAAATGCTCAAAGTCGTCAAACACCACAAGATCGGCGGTGCGCCCCGGCGCGATCGCCCCCAGACGGCGCAGACCAAAGTATTCGGCCGTGTTAATGGTGGCCAATCGGATAGCCGTGACCGGTGGCAGGCCCTCGGCAATGGCCGTCTTGATCATGTAGTTGATGTGCCCTTCTTCCAAGATGTCGTTGGGGTGGCGGTCGTCGGTGACGAACATGCAGCGACGCTCATTCTCCGGCGTCACCAAAGGGAGCAACGCGCGCAGGTTCCTGGTGCCGGTGCCTTCCCTGATCATGATGTGCATGCCCAGGCGCAACTTTTCGCGCGCCTCCTCCACGGTGGTACATTCGTGGTCGGACCGGATGCCCATGGCGATGTAGGTGTTCAGGTCGCGGCCGCTCAGGCCTGGGGCGTGGCCGTCCATCCGTTTATCCTCGACAATCTTCAGCTTGTCCAGCACATCTTCCTCGCCGGCCAGCACGCCACCGAAGTTCATCATCTCGCCCAAACCGAGCACCCATTTCTCGCGGAGGAAGGGGAAGATGTCGAAGGCGCGGAGCACAGAACCCGTAGACTCCAGGTTTGTGGAGGGGATGCACGAGGGAAGCATGAAGAAGACGTTCAGCGGATTGTACTTGCTGGCGTCCATCATGTAGCGGATCCCCTCGTAGCCCAGCACGTTGGCGATCTCGTGCGGGTCGGCCACCACCGAGGTGGTACCCAGCGGCACCACTGCCCTGGCGAACTGCGGCACTTCCACCATGGAGCTCTCGATGTGGATGTGGCCATCAATGAACCCGGGTGCCAGGTAAAGCCCCCGCAGGTCGATCGTTTCGCGCGCCTCGTACGCCTGTCCCACTGCAAGGATGGTGTCGCCCAAGATGGCAACGTCGGCCTCATAGATTTCGCCAGAGAGCACGTTGACCACCTTGCCGTTGCGCAACAGCAGGTCTACCGGCACCTCGCCTCGGTGGGCGCTCAGAATCCGCTCCAATGGTACCATGCCAGCCTCCCTTCCCGCTTTACCGCATCTTCCGAAGAAGGCGGCTGCTTTCCTCTTCAGCTCTTTTCACGACTTCTTCCTCGTCCACCACCAGCACGCGGCCCTCGTCCACTACGATTTTGCCTTCGATGATGACCGTGCGCACGTCCGATGAGCGGCACGCAAAAACAATCTGGCCGTAGATATCGTGGCCAGGGCTGTTGTGGGGTCGGTGCACGTCGACCAAAATCAGGTCGGCCTTCTTGCCCACCTCGATGCTTCCGATCTGGTCGGCCAGACCCAGGGCGCGCGCCCCGCCCAGGGTTGCCATCTCCACCACCGCCTGCGCCGGTAGGGCCCCTGCGCCAAGCCGCGGCCCTTGGATGAGGGCAGCCAAGCGCATCTCTATGAAGGCATCGAGGTTGTTGTTGCACGCAGCGCCATCTGACCCAAGGGCTACATTGATCCCCATTCCGCGCATCTCCGGCACCTTGGCGACGCCGGAGCCCAACTTGAGG contains:
- the ade gene encoding adenine deaminase; translation: MVPLERILSAHRGEVPVDLLLRNGKVVNVLSGEIYEADVAILGDTILAVGQAYEARETIDLRGLYLAPGFIDGHIHIESSMVEVPQFARAVVPLGTTSVVADPHEIANVLGYEGIRYMMDASKYNPLNVFFMLPSCIPSTNLESTGSVLRAFDIFPFLREKWVLGLGEMMNFGGVLAGEEDVLDKLKIVEDKRMDGHAPGLSGRDLNTYIAMGIRSDHECTTVEEAREKLRLGMHIMIREGTGTRNLRALLPLVTPENERRCMFVTDDRHPNDILEEGHINYMIKTAIAEGLPPVTAIRLATINTAEYFGLRRLGAIAPGRTADLVVFDDFEHFAIKKVFKNGRLVAEDGKAIYEMPVRPPAQVRSSMNIKWLEGGEFVIPARGNKCRVMGVVPDQIVTESLVEEAPIRDGEVVSEPERDLLRCYVVERHRASGNIGKGLVRGFGLRKGALASSIAHDAHNVIVFGVDDRDIARAVIHVNKMGGGLVVVADGEVKEALQLPIGGLMSDRPLEEVSAATKRVNEAARALGAKMADPFMTMSFLALPVVPKLKLTDRGLVDVERFAFVDLFVDARE
- a CDS encoding class I SAM-dependent methyltransferase, coding for MRESRLAAGGCRGALWDLKAHLYRRFRRLPPFGIIASRERALLRRALAEVPKMEGRALDIATGTGDSIASLIGDYRWYGLDSSPAMLGWAKRRLPEVRFVRGDALALPFRPGCFVLVTCVGLAEYLSEASGLLSEIAKSLRPGGAALVSTSPANLLMLMRRALGHRLYAHTHESFSRAATAAGFVLVKVHASCSQWLYVLRKAGQKGTGPSAAC
- a CDS encoding diacylglycerol kinase family lipid kinase, which gives rise to MNLKRVKLIFNPKAGLLRHTHLVLRIVDECLRRAPFRYEVYNVEYKDHAVELASAAEREGFDAVVAIGGDGTVNAAARGLLHSRLPLGIVPIGSGNGLARGLGIPISIRRSCQLLLEGGTVRTIDAGRIRDRYFFVVAGLGFDAVVGKLFDDQSLRGPLPYFYLGVREFFSYEPETFILRFADRQITVPALLVTVANTQQWGNGAIIAPHAQPDDGLFDICIIHKVNLGQALFHLPKLFTGKIDRVRHYENYRSTEVEIVRERPGYFHVDGEPVEGGTHLRVSIDPKALRVIVPARGGDRLEVGSACE